The following proteins come from a genomic window of Chionomys nivalis chromosome 9, mChiNiv1.1, whole genome shotgun sequence:
- the Abhd16b gene encoding protein ABHD16B, whose product MCVICFVKALVHVFKIYLTANYTYNFRGWPVDFRWDDVHASGAGSSHRALTCAAAAAGVWLLHDAALGADTLTRSPRGARSQAQCLLQQIRELPSQLASYALAHSLGRWLVYPGSMFLMTRALLPLLQQGQERLVERYRGRRAKLVACDGNEIDTMFMDRRKHPGSHGRGLRLVICCEGNAGFYEMGCLSAPLEAGYSVLGWNHPGFGGSTGAPFPQHDANAMDVVIKYALHRLDFPPAHVVVYGWSIGGFTATWAAMTYPELGALVLDATFDDLVPLALKVMPHSWKGLVVRTVREHFNLNVAEQLCCYPGPVLLLRRTQDDVVSTSNHVATLPSCPGEGDVEGNRGNELLLRLLQHRYPSVMAREGRTVVTRWLRTSNLAQEAAFYARYRVDEEWCLAMLRSYRERRQEEMDDAEAWGPHGPTFPWLVGQDLSARRRRQLALFLARKHLKNLEATHCSPLEPEDFQLPWEL is encoded by the coding sequence ATGTGTGTCATCTGCTTTGTGAAGGCACTAGTGCACGTGTTCAAGATCTACTTGACAGCAAACTACACTTACAATTTCCGCGGCTGGCCGGTGGACTTCCGCTGGGATGACGTGCATGCCTCAGGCGCTGGCAGCAGTCATCGAGCCTTGACATGTGCTGCAGCTGCAGCAGGTGTGTGGCTGCTACATGATGCAGCACTGGGCGCGGACACACTCACAAGGTCTCCACGTGGGGCTCGGAGCCAAGCACAGTGCCTCCTGCAGCAGATCCGTGAGCTGCCCAGCCAACTCGCCAGCTATGCGCTGGCCCACTCCTTGGGCCGCTGGCTTGTATACCCTGGATCTATGTTTTTGATGACGCGCGCGCTATTGCCTCTACTGCAGCAGGGCCAAGAGCGCCTAGTGGAGCGCTACCGTGGACGGCGTGCCAAGCTGGTGGCTTGCGATGGCAATGAGATTGACACGATGTTCATGGATCGTCGCAAGCATCCAGGCAGCCATGGCCGTGGTCTGCGACTGGTTATATGTTGTGAAGGCAATGCTGGCTTTTATGAGATGGGCTGTCTGTCCGCACCTCTGGAGGCTGGATACTCAGTGTTAGGTTGGAACCACCCTGGTTTCGGGGGCAGCACAGGAGCACCTTTTCCTCAACATGATGCAAATGCAATGGATGTGGTCATCAAGTATGCATTGCACCGCCTGGACTTCCCGCCAGCACATGTCGTGGTTTATGGCTGGTCTATTGGAGGCTTCACAGCCACCTGGGCCGCTATGACTTACCCAGAACTAGGTGCACTGGTGTTGGATGCCACCTTTGATGATCTGGTGCCACTAGCGCTGAAGGTCATGCCCCACAGTTGGAAGGGGCTGGTGGTACGCACTGTAAGGGAGCACTTCAATCTCAATGTTGCTGAGCAGTTATGCTGCTACCCAGGCCCAGTTCTGTTGCTCAGACGCACCCAAGATGATGTTGTCAGCACCTCGAACCATGTAGCTACTCTGCCATCCTGTCCAGGGGAGGGCGACGTGGAAGGTAACCGTGGCAATGAGCTGCTCTTGCGCCTGCTACAGCACCGATATCCGTCTGTGATGGCCCGCGAGGGCCGCACGGTGGTAACCCGTTGGCTGCGCACCAGCAACTTGGCTCAAGAAGCTGCATTCTATGCGCGCTACCGCGTTGATGAGGAGTGGTGCTTGGCAATGCTGCGTTCTTATCGTGAGCGCCGCCAGGAGGAGATGGATGATGCTGAGGCCTGGGGGCCACACGGACCTACTTTCCCCTGGCTTGTGGGTCAAGACCTGAGTGCCCGGCGGCGCCGGCAGCTTGCACTGTTCCTAGCACGCAAGCACCTCAAAAACTTGGAGGCAACACACTGCAGCCCACTGGAGCCTGAGGACTTTCAATTGCCCTGGGAACTGTAG